From a single Buchnera aphidicola (Aphis craccivora) genomic region:
- the dapB gene encoding 4-hydroxy-tetrahydrodipicolinate reductase, producing MNKKITRIAITGALGRMGQMLVKEIQKNKKTCLSTVVVKKNHPLINHDIGKIVGIGKTEVLIKDHLDVEKNDFDVLIDFTHPIATLEYLKYCNIFRKKIIIGTTGFSDLEIKKIKSYSKNIALLISSNFSIGINLLCQLVEQTTRILGNNSDIDIIDFHHRNKIDIPSGTALTIGENISKVMKWNLNTNSLYYKKGLTKIRESKKIGFSSIRSGGIIGKHSVIFTNSEEEIKITHTAFNRKSFAKGAIESAIWIISKEKGLFNMKDFLKNMF from the coding sequence ATGAATAAAAAAATAACTCGTATTGCGATTACTGGAGCTTTAGGACGAATGGGACAAATGTTAGTTAAGGAAATACAAAAGAACAAAAAAACTTGCTTAAGTACAGTAGTAGTAAAAAAAAATCATCCATTAATTAATCATGATATTGGGAAAATAGTCGGAATAGGAAAGACAGAAGTACTTATTAAAGATCATCTAGATGTTGAAAAAAATGATTTTGATGTTTTAATCGATTTTACACATCCCATTGCAACACTAGAATATTTAAAATATTGCAATATATTTAGAAAAAAAATAATTATTGGTACAACTGGATTTTCAGATTTAGAAATAAAAAAAATCAAATCCTATTCAAAAAATATTGCTCTCTTAATATCGTCAAATTTTAGTATAGGAATAAATTTACTTTGTCAATTAGTAGAACAAACAACTCGAATTTTAGGAAATAATTCTGATATTGATATTATAGATTTCCATCATCGTAATAAAATTGATATTCCCTCAGGAACTGCATTAACTATTGGAGAAAATATATCAAAAGTGATGAAATGGAATTTAAATACAAATTCGCTATATTATAAAAAAGGACTAACAAAAATTAGAGAATCAAAAAAAATCGGATTTTCTAGTATACGATCAGGAGGCATTATTGGAAAACACTCAGTAATTTTTACAAATTCTGAAGAAGAAATTAAAATTACCCATACAGCTTTTAATAGAAAATCTTTTGCTAAAGGCGCTATTGAATCAGCTATTTGGATTATTTCAAAAGAAAAAGGATTATTTAATATGAAAGATTTTTTAAAAAATATGTTTTAA
- the ispH gene encoding 4-hydroxy-3-methylbut-2-enyl diphosphate reductase — MDVLLANPRGFCAGVKRAILIVENALKIYKKTIYIKHELVHNQYVIKKLRKKGVIFVEKISDIPDNSIVVFSAHGVSKKTKEKAIKKKLIILNATCPLVTKVHKEVSKASEKNIETIFIGHKGHPEVIGTIGQYNKKNSSQIHLIESIEDINKLSIEKNNTKLNFFTQTTLSINYTQSIIKALKKKFPHISGPKKEDICYATTNRQNAVIKLSKITDMILVIGSKNSSNSNRLTEIGKETGVFTKQIESFLDIKEKWIKNIKHIGITAGASAPEFLVKQVIEYLQKIGAKKPKEILGPEEKIIFNIPRYLTLPLHLKNYE, encoded by the coding sequence ATGGATGTTTTATTAGCGAATCCAAGAGGTTTTTGCGCAGGTGTCAAAAGAGCTATTTTAATAGTTGAAAACGCTTTAAAAATTTATAAAAAAACTATCTATATTAAACATGAGTTAGTACATAATCAATATGTTATAAAAAAATTACGTAAAAAAGGAGTAATTTTTGTTGAGAAAATTTCGGATATTCCAGATAATTCAATAGTAGTCTTTTCTGCACATGGTGTTTCAAAAAAAACAAAAGAAAAAGCTATAAAAAAAAAATTAATTATTTTAAATGCGACTTGTCCATTAGTAACAAAGGTGCATAAAGAAGTTTCAAAAGCAAGCGAAAAAAATATAGAAACTATCTTTATTGGTCATAAAGGACATCCCGAAGTTATCGGAACAATAGGGCAATACAATAAAAAAAATAGTAGTCAAATACATCTTATTGAATCAATAGAAGATATAAATAAATTATCAATTGAAAAAAATAACACAAAATTAAATTTTTTTACACAAACAACATTATCTATTAACTATACTCAATCTATTATTAAAGCTTTGAAAAAAAAATTTCCACATATTTCTGGGCCAAAAAAAGAAGATATATGTTATGCAACAACTAATCGACAAAATGCAGTTATTAAACTATCAAAGATAACTGATATGATACTTGTAATAGGTTCTAAAAATTCTTCTAATTCTAATCGGTTAACTGAAATAGGCAAAGAAACTGGCGTATTTACTAAACAAATTGAATCATTTTTAGATATTAAAGAAAAATGGATAAAAAACATAAAACATATTGGCATTACAGCAGGCGCATCTGCACCAGAATTTTTAGTAAAACAAGTAATTGAGTATTTACAAAAAATAGGTGCTAAAAAACCAAAAGAAATTTTAGGCCCTGAAGAAAAAATAATTTTTAATATCCCTAGATATTTAACACTTCCATTACATTTAAAAAACTATGAATAA
- the lspA gene encoding signal peptidase II, whose protein sequence is MKKIYKKYISIIIVILIIDIFSKYWIFNHLDLYEIKKILSVLNFFHVHNYGVAFSAFSSKTLWNRFFLSTLSIIIILLIFKEILKSKKKHKKLALCFIIAGAIGNLTDRIYYGFVIDFIDMHINNWHFATFNVSDCSIFIGIVIYIKNKYKVNK, encoded by the coding sequence ATGAAAAAAATATATAAAAAATATATTTCAATCATAATAGTTATCTTAATAATAGATATTTTTTCTAAATATTGGATTTTTAATCATTTAGATTTATATGAAATAAAAAAAATTTTATCTGTGCTCAATTTCTTTCATGTACATAATTATGGTGTAGCTTTTAGCGCTTTTTCAAGTAAAACATTATGGAATAGATTTTTTTTATCAACATTAAGCATAATTATTATATTATTAATATTTAAAGAAATTTTGAAATCAAAAAAAAAACATAAAAAATTAGCTTTATGTTTTATTATCGCAGGAGCTATAGGAAATTTAACAGATCGTATTTATTATGGGTTTGTTATAGACTTTATTGATATGCATATTAATAACTGGCATTTTGCAACATTTAATGTATCCGATTGTAGTATTTTTATTGGAATAGTTATATATATAAAAAATAAATATAAAGTGAATAAATAA
- the ileS gene encoding isoleucine--tRNA ligase — MHDYKKTLNLPKTKFSMRANLTQKEPQILKNWYENNLYQIIRKNKENKKIFFLHDGPPYANGNIHIGHAVNKILKDIIIKSKNLSGFDAPYIPSWDCHGLPIEQKVEEKLGVYKKTINTSKFQEKCRKYAENQVKKQKKDFIRLGVIGDWENAHLTMNYKNEANIIKTLSKIIEKKHLYRDFKPIHWCLKCESSLSDAEIEYFDKKSDAIFVAIKSNDKNLKKIFNTYMLNNKETYLPIWTTTPWTLPSSQAIAVHPDFKYDLIETEKYNLILAKELSKNTLNSLKIKNWKYLISIDGKKLEGIKFLHPFLKNILLPVILGEHVNIETGTGAVHTSPDHGQEDYTVCQKYDINPINLINYKGDFKKNIHPKLDGINIYKANEIIIKLLIDHHCLLRHESLDHSYPHCWRHKTPIIFRATPQWFIDVNKNNFRFNTIKEVQKVLWIPKWGEYRIKEMIQKRPDWCISRQRKWGVPMCIFIHKKTGEIHPKNSLIMKNIIKKVELEGIKAWWNINLKEILGEEYNLYEQVFDILDVWFESGNTHTSIQYKNKKNKKNYADMFLEGSDQHRGWFMSSLMISMLINKKAPYSEVLTHGFVVDGKGQKMSKSIGNTISPNDIINTLGADVLRLWVASSNYSNDISISNEILKRTSDIYRRIRNTARFMLANINDFHPNENIVPKEKMIRLDQWAVSHTKIVQEEIIRLYNKYNFHEVIKKLMHFCSVEMSSFYLDIIKDRQYTLQKNSLERRSCQTAIYYIIHALVRWISPILSFTANEIWNYLPGKNSDYVFTEEWSNELFALNINTTCNHQFWNELIIIKNEINKFIEEEIKNKNINNSLEISMTLYVTPEVKEKLNILGNELKFIFLTSHVLVKSYETAPINAKKSFLLPKFKILLKKSNEKKCQRCWHYNIPIIHNNNEICMRCISNTRGDGEKRIFI, encoded by the coding sequence ATGCATGATTATAAAAAAACTTTAAACTTACCTAAAACAAAATTTTCTATGCGAGCTAATTTAACTCAAAAAGAACCTCAAATCTTAAAAAATTGGTATGAAAATAATCTTTATCAAATAATTAGAAAAAATAAAGAAAACAAAAAAATTTTTTTTCTACATGATGGACCTCCGTATGCAAATGGAAACATTCATATTGGACATGCAGTTAATAAAATTTTAAAAGACATAATAATTAAATCTAAAAATTTATCTGGTTTTGATGCTCCATATATACCTTCATGGGACTGTCATGGGTTACCTATTGAACAAAAAGTTGAAGAAAAATTAGGAGTGTACAAAAAAACAATAAATACTTCAAAATTTCAAGAAAAATGTAGAAAGTATGCAGAAAATCAAGTAAAAAAACAAAAAAAAGACTTTATTAGATTAGGAGTAATTGGAGATTGGGAAAATGCTCATCTTACAATGAATTATAAAAATGAAGCAAATATAATAAAAACACTTTCTAAAATTATTGAAAAAAAACACTTGTATAGAGATTTTAAACCTATACATTGGTGTTTAAAATGCGAATCTTCTTTATCTGATGCAGAAATTGAATATTTTGATAAAAAATCAGATGCAATTTTTGTTGCAATTAAAAGTAATGATAAAAATTTAAAAAAAATATTCAATACTTACATGTTAAATAATAAAGAAACATATTTACCTATCTGGACGACTACTCCGTGGACACTTCCATCAAGTCAAGCGATCGCAGTACATCCAGACTTTAAATATGATTTAATTGAAACTGAAAAATATAATTTAATTCTAGCTAAAGAACTTTCAAAAAACACACTTAATAGTTTAAAAATAAAAAATTGGAAATATTTAATTTCAATTGATGGAAAAAAATTAGAGGGAATAAAATTTTTACATCCGTTTTTAAAAAATATTTTATTACCTGTAATATTAGGCGAACATGTTAATATTGAAACAGGTACAGGGGCAGTTCATACTTCCCCGGATCACGGGCAAGAAGATTATACTGTGTGTCAAAAATATGATATAAACCCAATAAATTTAATCAATTATAAAGGTGATTTTAAAAAAAATATACATCCAAAATTAGACGGAATTAACATTTATAAAGCTAACGAAATAATTATAAAATTATTAATTGATCATCATTGTTTATTACGTCATGAATCTTTAGATCATAGTTACCCACATTGTTGGAGGCATAAAACCCCTATTATATTTCGAGCTACTCCGCAATGGTTTATTGATGTTAATAAAAATAATTTTCGTTTTAATACTATTAAAGAAGTTCAAAAAGTTTTATGGATCCCTAAATGGGGAGAATATAGAATAAAGGAAATGATACAAAAAAGACCTGATTGGTGTATCTCAAGACAAAGAAAATGGGGTGTTCCAATGTGTATTTTTATACACAAAAAAACAGGTGAAATACACCCTAAAAACTCTTTAATAATGAAAAATATTATTAAAAAAGTAGAATTAGAAGGAATCAAAGCATGGTGGAATATTAATTTAAAAGAAATATTAGGTGAAGAATATAATCTATATGAACAAGTTTTTGATATATTAGATGTTTGGTTTGAATCAGGAAATACTCACACTTCAATACAATATAAAAACAAAAAAAACAAAAAAAATTATGCAGATATGTTTTTAGAAGGCTCAGATCAACATAGAGGTTGGTTTATGTCATCATTGATGATATCAATGTTAATTAATAAAAAAGCGCCTTATTCTGAAGTATTAACACATGGATTTGTAGTTGATGGAAAAGGACAAAAAATGTCTAAATCTATAGGAAATACTATAAGTCCTAACGATATAATCAATACATTAGGAGCGGATGTTTTAAGACTTTGGGTAGCTTCTTCAAATTATTCTAATGATATTTCTATTTCTAATGAAATTTTAAAACGAACATCAGACATTTATCGAAGAATAAGAAATACAGCTCGTTTTATGCTGGCTAATATAAACGATTTTCACCCAAACGAAAATATTGTTCCTAAAGAAAAAATGATTCGTTTAGATCAGTGGGCTGTATCTCATACAAAAATAGTACAAGAAGAAATAATTAGACTTTATAATAAATACAATTTTCATGAAGTAATAAAAAAGTTAATGCATTTTTGTTCTGTTGAAATGAGCTCTTTTTACCTTGATATTATCAAAGATAGACAATATACTTTACAAAAAAACAGTTTAGAAAGAAGAAGTTGTCAAACAGCAATATATTATATAATACATGCACTAGTTAGATGGATATCTCCGATATTATCATTCACTGCTAATGAAATATGGAATTATTTACCTGGAAAAAATTCAGACTATGTATTTACAGAAGAATGGTCTAATGAATTATTTGCATTAAATATTAACACTACGTGTAATCATCAATTTTGGAATGAATTAATAATCATTAAAAATGAAATAAATAAATTTATAGAAGAAGAAATAAAAAATAAAAACATAAATAATTCATTAGAAATCTCTATGACATTATATGTAACACCTGAAGTAAAAGAAAAATTAAATATTTTAGGAAATGAATTAAAATTTATATTTTTAACATCTCATGTTTTAGTAAAAAGTTATGAAACAGCACCAATAAATGCAAAAAAAAGTTTTTTATTACCTAAATTTAAAATTTTGTTAAAAAAAAGCAATGAAAAAAAATGTCAAAGATGTTGGCATTATAATATTCCTATTATTCATAATAATAATGAAATTTGTATGCGTTGCATTTCTAACACTCGAGGCGATGGTGAAAAACGAATTTTTATATGA
- the ribF gene encoding bifunctional riboflavin kinase/FAD synthetase, which produces MRIIRGIHNLKKINSNSVISIGNFDGVHLGHKKLLSTVYKIGKENNLLTIIILFEPQPLEFFNTQNPPKRITKFREKIKYIQLYKIDIVLCIQFNKFFSNLSAEKFIIQILINKLNIKFIVVGQDFRFGSKRNGDIELLKKNSEKYKFNVISVKSLYKNNIKISSTNIRKYLLENNIKLAQILLGRPFSIFGRVIYGNQIGRTLGYPTANIKLHNNIPITNGVYAVKIHYKKKYLGICNIGVKPSYISIPKNKILEVHIFDVNINLYNKKIEVLLYKKIRNECFFSSAQQLKEQISEDIKIVKKYFNISDYEIKNKR; this is translated from the coding sequence ATGAGAATTATACGAGGTATTCATAACTTAAAAAAAATAAATTCTAATTCAGTTATCAGTATTGGAAACTTTGATGGAGTGCATTTAGGCCATAAAAAATTACTTTCTACAGTCTATAAAATAGGTAAAGAAAATAATTTACTAACAATAATAATTTTATTTGAACCGCAACCATTAGAATTTTTTAATACTCAAAACCCTCCTAAAAGAATTACAAAATTTCGTGAAAAAATAAAATACATTCAATTATATAAAATTGATATAGTTTTATGTATTCAATTTAACAAATTTTTTTCAAATCTTAGTGCAGAAAAATTTATTATACAAATCTTAATTAACAAATTAAACATAAAATTTATTGTAGTTGGACAAGATTTTAGATTTGGTTCTAAAAGAAACGGAGATATTGAACTTTTAAAAAAGAATAGTGAAAAATATAAATTTAATGTTATTTCAGTTAAATCATTATATAAAAATAATATTAAAATTAGCAGTACTAATATTAGAAAATATTTATTAGAAAATAACATTAAATTAGCTCAAATATTACTTGGTAGACCATTTAGTATTTTTGGTCGTGTTATTTATGGTAATCAAATAGGAAGAACACTAGGTTATCCAACTGCTAATATAAAATTACATAATAATATTCCAATCACTAATGGTGTATATGCAGTGAAAATACATTATAAAAAAAAATATTTAGGCATATGCAATATAGGAGTGAAACCTAGTTATATTTCTATACCAAAAAACAAAATTCTTGAAGTTCATATATTTGATGTAAATATTAATTTATATAATAAAAAAATAGAAGTTTTACTATACAAAAAAATAAGAAACGAATGTTTTTTTTCATCGGCACAACAATTAAAAGAACAGATTTCCGAAGATATTAAAATTGTTAAAAAATATTTTAATATTTCTGATTATGAAATTAAAAATAAAAGATAA
- the rpsT gene encoding 30S ribosomal protein S20, which translates to MANIKSSKKDSIASEQRRKNNMSQRSKIRTFIKKVRLAIFSGDKKKAENAFKTMQSVIDKYSTKGLIHKNKASRHKSILSLQIKKLN; encoded by the coding sequence TTGGCGAATATAAAATCATCTAAAAAAGATTCTATAGCATCAGAACAGCGTCGTAAAAACAATATGAGCCAACGTTCAAAAATTCGCACTTTTATAAAAAAAGTTCGATTAGCTATTTTTTCTGGAGATAAAAAAAAAGCAGAAAATGCTTTTAAAACTATGCAATCTGTTATTGACAAATATTCAACTAAGGGTTTAATACATAAAAACAAAGCATCACGACATAAATCTATTTTATCATTACAAATTAAAAAATTAAATTAA